In the Nocardioides marmotae genome, GGGGATGTCGATCTCGACCAGGTCGCCGTCCTCGAGGAAGGCCAGCGGCCCGCCGTCGATGGCCTCGGGGTGGGCGTAGCCGATGCACGGCCCCCGGCTGGCGCCGGAGAAGCGGCCGTCGGTGACCAGGGCCGTGGTGGCGGCCAGCACGGGGTTGGAGGCGATCAGCTCGGAGAGGAAGAACATCTCCGGCATCCCGGTGGCCCGCGGGCCCTGGTAGCGCACGACCACGACGTCGCCGGGCTGGATGCTCTCGGTGACGGTGGCCTCGATCGCGTCCTCCTCGCGGTCGAAGACCCGCGCCGGACCGGTGTGGGTGAGCATCGACTCAGCGACCGCGTGGGACTTCACGATCGCCCCGTCGGCGAGGTTGCCGGCCAGCAGGACGGTGGAGCCGGAGGCGTAGACCGGGTCGTCGATCGGGTGGATCACCTGCTGGGCGCGCAGCTGGTAGTTGCCGAGGAACATCTCGGCCTGGCGCTGCAGGTGCTTGCCGACCAGGCGCTCGAGGTTCTCCCCCACCGTGGCGCCGCTGACCGTGAGGGCGTCGAGGTGGAGCCGGTCGCCGAGCTCGGTCATCAGGCGCGGTACGCCGCCGGCGTACCAGAACAGCTCGGTGGGGTAGCGCCCGGCGGTCTTGGCGTCGACGAGCACCGGGGTGCGCCGGTGGATCTCGTCGAAGTCCTCCGCGGTGATCTGCACCCCGGCCTCGTCGGCGATCGCGATCAGGTGCATCACCGCGTTGAGCGACCCGCCGATGGCCGCGTGGACGGTGATCGCGTTCTCGAACGCCTCGCGGGTCAGGATCGTCCGGGCGGTGATGCCGTCCTTCAGCAGCCCGACCACGCGCTCGCCGGCGGCGCGCGCCATCCGGCGCAGCTCGGCCATCGTCGCGGGGATCAGCGCGCCCCAGGGCAGCGCCAGGCCGAGCGCCTCGCTCATCACCTGCATGGTCGCGGCGGTCCCCATGTACTGGCAGGCACCGCAGCCGGGGCACGCGAAGCGCTGGAAGGCCTGGAACTCCTCGAGCGAGAGCTTCCCGCGGTCGACCTCCATCTTCATGCTCCACAGCTCCTCGTTGGAG is a window encoding:
- the ilvD gene encoding dihydroxy-acid dehydratase, with translation MSAPLGHRSTPGATPDDGGLASQRVRQFSFEGDALRLSMDWSVADLSRAQVLVETAAGQSHPSSYHLADLGTEAAKGVLQAGAKPAEYTTTDICDGVAQAHDGMKYPLASREFIANMVEIHAHATPFDAVVLSSSGDKAVPAHLLAIARLDLPAVHVPGGAMVSGPQMRSNEELWSMKMEVDRGKLSLEEFQAFQRFACPGCGACQYMGTAATMQVMSEALGLALPWGALIPATMAELRRMARAAGERVVGLLKDGITARTILTREAFENAITVHAAIGGSLNAVMHLIAIADEAGVQITAEDFDEIHRRTPVLVDAKTAGRYPTELFWYAGGVPRLMTELGDRLHLDALTVSGATVGENLERLVGKHLQRQAEMFLGNYQLRAQQVIHPIDDPVYASGSTVLLAGNLADGAIVKSHAVAESMLTHTGPARVFDREEDAIEATVTESIQPGDVVVVRYQGPRATGMPEMFFLSELIASNPVLAATTALVTDGRFSGASRGPCIGYAHPEAIDGGPLAFLEDGDLVEIDIPRRSLAVVGLAGRRATAEEVERAWRSRREGWTPPVVRHRGALGQYTALARPALEGAGCRLSGPPAGSAGER